A portion of the Bacillus thuringiensis genome contains these proteins:
- a CDS encoding FMN-dependent NADH-azoreductase: MNKTLIINAHPKVDDTSSVSIKVLNHFLESYTELISNNETIEQINLYDDVVPMIDKIVLTTWEKQGNGQKLTGEEQKVTERMSEILQQFKSANTYVIVLPLHNFNIPSKLKDYMDNIMIARETFKYTETGSVGLLKDGRRMLVIQASGGIYTNDDWYTEVEYSHKYLKAMFNFLGIEDYQIVRAQGTAVLDPHEVLRNAYKEVEEAASRLANK, translated from the coding sequence ATGAACAAAACACTCATCATAAACGCACATCCGAAAGTGGATGATACATCATCAGTCAGCATTAAGGTTCTTAACCATTTTTTAGAATCTTATACAGAATTAATTTCTAATAATGAAACGATTGAACAGATTAATTTATACGATGATGTAGTACCAATGATAGATAAAATTGTTTTAACTACATGGGAAAAGCAAGGAAATGGACAAAAGTTAACTGGTGAAGAACAAAAAGTAACGGAACGTATGTCCGAGATTTTACAACAATTTAAAAGTGCAAATACGTATGTTATCGTATTACCTTTGCATAATTTTAATATTCCATCAAAGTTAAAAGATTACATGGACAATATCATGATTGCACGTGAAACATTTAAATATACTGAAACTGGATCAGTGGGATTACTTAAAGATGGAAGAAGAATGCTTGTTATACAAGCAAGTGGAGGAATCTATACAAATGATGATTGGTATACAGAAGTGGAATACTCTCATAAATATCTAAAAGCGATGTTTAATTTCCTTGGTATTGAAGATTATCAAATCGTTCGTGCACAAGGAACAGCAGTACTAGATCCACATGAAGTATTACGAAATGCATATAAAGAAGTGGAAGAAGCAGCTTCTAGATTGGCTAACAAAT
- a CDS encoding RrF2 family transcriptional regulator, whose protein sequence is MQYSVGVEYALHCLVYLINTPSKESVGIKDLAEFQGLSETFLSKVFGKLSKADIVNSVPGVKGGYRLAKSPEDISFWDVIEAVEGPKPIFQCKNIVQNGVLYRDEVCNSCEPSNSSCTINLVMLEAEEHMREFLRKKTLAWLDKELDIVLPEKIRVDTREYFKQKNSN, encoded by the coding sequence ATGCAATATAGTGTTGGGGTTGAATATGCCTTACATTGCCTAGTTTATTTAATTAATACTCCTTCCAAGGAAAGTGTTGGAATAAAAGATTTGGCAGAGTTTCAAGGACTTTCTGAAACATTTCTTTCAAAAGTTTTCGGTAAATTATCTAAAGCTGATATTGTGAATTCTGTCCCAGGTGTAAAGGGAGGATATAGGTTAGCTAAGTCTCCAGAAGATATTTCTTTTTGGGATGTAATAGAAGCTGTCGAAGGCCCAAAACCTATTTTTCAATGTAAAAATATTGTACAGAATGGTGTACTATATCGAGATGAGGTTTGTAATTCTTGTGAACCTAGCAATTCTTCTTGTACAATTAATTTAGTAATGCTTGAAGCGGAAGAACACATGCGTGAGTTTCTTCGCAAAAAGACTCTTGCATGGTTAGATAAAGAACTTGACATTGTTTTACCTGAAAAGATAAGGGTAGATACTCGTGAATACTTCAAACAAAAAAACTCTAACTAA
- a CDS encoding SH3 domain-containing protein, whose translation MLRRLSICTVLTAFIFTLFTFNGSAFAATNATENENVVAACAKGGTVGVYGAKMRSGYTVDSPVLHTFNDGTKITGTWVTGEYVQGHYSNSKQWLKVTYKGMTGYVSHTTLYNVCS comes from the coding sequence TTGTTACGTCGTTTATCTATTTGTACAGTACTAACAGCTTTTATATTTACTTTATTTACATTTAACGGCTCTGCTTTCGCAGCTACGAATGCTACTGAAAATGAAAATGTAGTAGCAGCTTGTGCAAAGGGAGGTACGGTAGGTGTATATGGTGCAAAGATGCGCAGTGGTTATACTGTCGATTCACCTGTCTTACATACATTTAATGATGGTACGAAAATTACTGGAACATGGGTAACTGGTGAATATGTTCAAGGTCATTACAGTAATTCTAAACAGTGGTTAAAAGTTACATATAAAGGGATGACAGGTTATGTATCCCATACAACATTATATAACGTTTGCTCATAA
- a CDS encoding DUF4352 domain-containing protein encodes MRKLSILLTFILVLVSVTTACTQDKTDSAVENGPIEEPTAKNENEELINFEEKEEMSRLEQGILLVGESVKGGYYLAAVQSAYLKASNDSAIVNVSVKNVRGQTIGLSELKYNLKDEKDGKIYKGKVLDQNPSDIQVKPNETVELKIAFEVPRTADEYMFYIESSLDPLQTYWKIDKLQSQTN; translated from the coding sequence ATGAGAAAATTATCTATATTACTTACTTTCATTCTAGTATTAGTCAGTGTTACGACTGCTTGCACACAAGATAAAACAGATAGTGCCGTTGAAAATGGTCCAATAGAAGAACCAACCGCAAAAAATGAAAATGAAGAATTAATAAATTTTGAAGAAAAAGAAGAGATGAGCCGCTTGGAACAAGGTATTTTATTAGTTGGCGAGAGTGTTAAGGGAGGCTATTACTTGGCCGCTGTTCAAAGTGCATATTTAAAGGCTAGCAACGATTCCGCCATTGTTAATGTCTCTGTAAAAAATGTACGAGGGCAAACGATTGGACTATCAGAATTAAAATATAACTTAAAAGATGAAAAAGACGGAAAGATCTATAAAGGAAAGGTACTTGATCAAAACCCTTCTGATATACAAGTTAAACCAAATGAAACGGTAGAATTGAAAATAGCTTTTGAAGTACCACGTACCGCAGATGAATATATGTTTTATATTGAAAGCTCTTTAGACCCTCTACAAACATACTGGAAAATTGATAAGCTGCAATCACAAACAAACTAA
- a CDS encoding DAK2 domain-containing protein — MVERSFGRGAVVGERSLGYPDAGAHTLGVIFTEILGSLK, encoded by the coding sequence ATCGTTGAAAGATCATTCGGCAGAGGAGCGGTAGTTGGTGAAAGAAGTTTAGGATATCCAGATGCAGGTGCACATACGCTTGGGGTTATCTTTACGGAAATTTTAGGTAGTTTGAAATAG
- a CDS encoding helix-turn-helix domain-containing protein: MEFNDLGITIKELRIKKNISQSELCHGICSQSQISKIEKGMIYPSSILLYQLSERLGIDPNNIFALTQNKRLKYVENVKYVIKDCLKQKQYKELYEIVKKEKNLNNFQTKEEKQFLIWHEAIAIFMVDKSLKTALDFLNNALKLTLTNSDFLSEREIDIMQTMAIFYGENKEYEKSINILKRCLSNFNKLDFPRDKEIKLKIMLNLAKSLDFTYQHEEAIKYIDKGIKLAINLNTLYLLGELFYLKGQLLLKIKQHNVEDVIYNWKKALFIFELTEKEYYTKMLPDELIELQNKKHS, encoded by the coding sequence ATGGAATTTAACGATTTGGGTATTACCATTAAAGAACTTAGAATTAAAAAAAATATATCACAATCCGAATTATGTCATGGAATATGTTCACAAAGTCAAATTAGCAAGATTGAAAAAGGTATGATTTATCCATCTAGTATATTGTTATATCAATTATCAGAAAGACTTGGTATTGATCCGAATAACATATTTGCACTAACTCAAAATAAAAGATTAAAATATGTAGAAAATGTAAAATACGTAATAAAAGATTGCTTAAAGCAAAAACAATATAAAGAACTTTATGAAATAGTGAAAAAAGAGAAAAACTTAAATAATTTTCAAACAAAAGAAGAGAAACAATTTCTAATATGGCATGAAGCAATTGCTATATTTATGGTGGATAAATCATTAAAAACTGCTTTAGATTTTCTAAATAATGCATTAAAACTGACTTTAACTAATTCTGATTTTTTATCAGAAAGAGAAATAGATATTATGCAAACAATGGCTATATTTTATGGGGAAAATAAAGAATATGAAAAAAGTATTAATATATTAAAAAGATGTTTAAGTAATTTTAATAAGTTAGATTTTCCTAGAGATAAAGAAATTAAGTTGAAAATCATGTTAAATTTAGCAAAATCTTTGGACTTCACATATCAACATGAAGAGGCAATAAAATACATTGATAAGGGCATCAAATTAGCAATTAATCTAAATACGTTATACCTATTAGGTGAACTATTCTATTTAAAAGGTCAGTTATTATTAAAAATTAAACAACATAATGTAGAAGATGTTATTTATAACTGGAAAAAAGCATTATTTATATTTGAACTAACAGAAAAAGAATATTATACAAAAATGCTACCAGATGAACTTATTGAATTACAAAATAAAAAACACTCATAA
- a CDS encoding LCI fold-containing protein has protein sequence MFKKLVVGLLATGIALTGGIGAASADTQKAVSSPKQATCSIPYEYSNGKFKRTLYYSNGVYANSFNENVCGGTITWYLKHVQNGVAFYEGNLK, from the coding sequence ATGTTCAAGAAATTAGTAGTAGGGCTATTGGCAACAGGTATTGCATTAACAGGAGGAATTGGGGCAGCTTCAGCTGATACGCAAAAAGCTGTGAGCTCTCCGAAGCAAGCAACATGCTCAATTCCTTATGAGTATTCTAATGGTAAATTCAAAAGAACTCTTTATTACTCAAATGGAGTATATGCTAATAGTTTTAATGAAAATGTTTGTGGCGGGACGATTACGTGGTATTTAAAACATGTTCAAAATGGAGTTGCTTTTTACGAAGGTAATTTAAAATAG
- a CDS encoding RapH N-terminal domain-containing protein, translating into MLVIYRQRRRGYRSVHVIKKEEINLLLHEWYREIRSQNFSKAKELKQSIDTKVNSMEEDRKNTEFYSLVDFRFKMLSAEFYPHQSDISKNDLRKMKLDEAPSDESLLYYYHFFKASHATVNGDFKVAEKHYGIAESLLGNIQDPIEKAEFNFKLSSYYYHVCQPILVIQYATRARNTFEGLYGYSRKVAACDNVLGLACVKLNEFEQAEVYFMSSLDILKKQNEEELMLRVRHSLGVMYAEQNLSDLALRYLSEVSQKIPNHFRAIFLEARENLKLGKTKLAASLIEKGLIICNELEQKEYEHHFTILKEMNENVSAEELELAISKGISFFNEVGLWQYVQEYAEKLAVKYHEEGNSIKSSEYFYLGYKEKEKGFQKGALK; encoded by the coding sequence ATGTTAGTAATCTATAGACAAAGGAGAAGGGGCTATAGGAGTGTACATGTAATAAAAAAGGAAGAAATCAATTTACTTTTACATGAGTGGTATAGAGAAATTCGTTCACAGAATTTCTCTAAGGCAAAGGAATTAAAACAAAGTATTGATACAAAAGTTAATAGTATGGAAGAAGATCGAAAGAATACAGAGTTTTATTCACTTGTAGATTTTAGATTTAAAATGTTAAGTGCAGAGTTTTATCCCCATCAATCTGACATATCTAAGAATGATCTAAGAAAAATGAAGTTAGATGAAGCTCCATCAGATGAATCTTTATTATATTATTACCATTTCTTTAAGGCTTCTCATGCTACAGTAAACGGTGATTTTAAAGTGGCTGAAAAGCATTATGGAATAGCAGAATCTTTGTTGGGAAATATTCAGGATCCAATCGAAAAAGCAGAATTTAACTTTAAGCTATCAAGCTATTATTATCACGTTTGCCAGCCTATTTTAGTAATTCAATATGCAACTAGAGCAAGGAATACATTTGAAGGGCTGTACGGGTATAGCAGGAAGGTGGCAGCATGTGACAATGTTCTGGGTTTAGCATGTGTAAAGCTAAATGAATTTGAACAAGCAGAAGTTTATTTCATGTCGTCTCTGGATATTTTGAAAAAGCAGAATGAAGAGGAGCTAATGTTACGAGTTCGACATAGTTTAGGGGTTATGTATGCAGAGCAAAACCTATCTGATTTAGCACTTCGTTACTTATCAGAAGTATCACAAAAAATTCCGAATCACTTTAGAGCGATTTTTTTGGAAGCTAGAGAGAATTTAAAGTTAGGAAAGACAAAGCTTGCAGCGTCCTTAATTGAAAAAGGATTAATAATTTGTAATGAACTGGAACAAAAAGAATATGAACATCATTTTACAATTCTAAAAGAAATGAATGAGAATGTTTCTGCTGAAGAATTAGAGTTAGCCATTTCTAAAGGAATTTCTTTCTTTAATGAAGTAGGTTTATGGCAATATGTCCAGGAATATGCTGAAAAATTAGCGGTTAAATATCATGAAGAAGGAAATTCAATAAAATCTAGTGAATACTTCTATTTAGGATATAAAGAAAAAGAAAAAGGTTTTCAGAAAGGGGCTTTAAAATGA
- a CDS encoding Phr family secreted Rap phosphatase inhibitor, translating to MKRIISSSIGLIITVILLNGVNVSTDQSEVNTTSVIQYTHGEPWG from the coding sequence ATGAAAAGGATCATCAGCAGTTCAATTGGATTAATAATTACGGTCATACTATTAAATGGAGTAAATGTTTCAACGGACCAATCAGAGGTCAATACAACAAGTGTTATACAATATACGCATGGAGAGCCGTGGGGCTGA
- a CDS encoding S-layer homology domain-containing protein, giving the protein MYTKLLKSITSLSLIGGALLYTNGSDVKAAEVGVFSDVPTSHWSYPAIKDLASKNIISGYGNGIFGFGDVATREQVAALIYRVLVPNKQGGSFSNNGTRYVLKDGSTFKNPYGDINQSSTMFPEEVLTLTNLGVFKGDENGQFRPKASVSRAEMAQILTNAFHLAAKQKHTFKDVPNPFWAENAISAVQSNGIADGTGNGNFEPYGTVTREQYAQFLYKTLKYKNADVKDTGDAALLTAFKEEVQKRINTYETTITLPYKTKNNNTDEVMNTLFNAYKEVASKNEYTNYNRSNVSYGLSGSPGNYTFTLKITYRETKEQTEYVMKQAKAIVSSITQIGMDDHEKVKAIHDYVVKHVSYDTSYKAYTAYEALVNRSAVCQGYALLTYQLLKEAGIENHFVTGTGDGQPHAWNLVKIENKWYHLDTTFDDPVPDEQGRVTYSYFNLSDEQIARNHEWNRGDYPQATTNYYSTLTNKIAAGSTKTPAYQQILKDTKLNYLGNEYIVNNYTELKNKMQQRYSAKPEKIEVLYKQSMNGALQDVKKAIGEIDYPQGANRVSYKAEPYNSKEGYSLVTITFTY; this is encoded by the coding sequence ATGTATACAAAACTATTAAAATCAATTACATCATTATCACTTATTGGTGGTGCGTTGTTATATACAAATGGCAGCGATGTGAAAGCTGCTGAAGTGGGTGTTTTTTCTGATGTACCGACATCACATTGGTCATATCCTGCGATTAAAGATTTAGCGAGTAAGAATATTATTTCCGGTTATGGAAATGGGATATTTGGTTTTGGAGATGTTGCGACAAGGGAGCAAGTTGCGGCTTTAATTTATCGAGTGTTAGTACCGAATAAACAAGGCGGTTCGTTTAGTAATAATGGAACTCGTTACGTATTAAAGGATGGATCTACGTTTAAAAATCCTTACGGTGATATTAATCAAAGTTCTACAATGTTCCCAGAAGAGGTATTAACTTTAACGAATTTAGGAGTTTTTAAAGGTGATGAAAACGGCCAGTTTAGACCGAAAGCTTCTGTGAGTCGTGCGGAAATGGCACAAATTCTTACAAATGCTTTCCATCTTGCGGCTAAACAAAAACATACCTTTAAGGATGTTCCAAATCCATTTTGGGCAGAAAATGCAATTAGTGCGGTGCAGTCAAATGGAATCGCAGATGGCACAGGGAACGGGAATTTTGAACCGTATGGTACAGTAACACGTGAACAGTATGCGCAGTTTTTATATAAAACTTTGAAGTATAAAAATGCTGATGTGAAAGACACAGGAGATGCGGCATTATTAACAGCTTTTAAAGAGGAAGTACAAAAGCGTATTAATACGTATGAAACGACTATTACACTTCCATATAAAACGAAAAATAATAATACAGACGAAGTGATGAATACACTTTTTAACGCATATAAAGAAGTTGCAAGTAAAAATGAGTATACAAATTATAATAGATCGAATGTTTCATATGGACTTTCTGGATCACCTGGAAATTATACATTTACGCTTAAGATTACATATCGTGAAACGAAAGAACAGACGGAATATGTCATGAAACAAGCGAAAGCAATCGTTTCTTCTATTACTCAAATTGGAATGGATGATCACGAAAAAGTGAAGGCGATTCATGATTACGTAGTAAAACATGTTTCTTATGATACGTCTTATAAAGCTTACACAGCATATGAAGCACTTGTAAATCGTTCTGCGGTTTGCCAAGGTTACGCACTATTAACTTATCAATTATTAAAGGAAGCAGGAATTGAAAATCATTTCGTGACAGGAACTGGGGACGGACAACCTCATGCTTGGAATTTAGTGAAAATCGAAAACAAATGGTATCACCTTGATACAACATTCGATGATCCGGTTCCAGATGAGCAGGGCCGCGTAACGTATTCGTATTTCAATTTATCAGATGAACAAATCGCAAGAAATCATGAGTGGAATCGCGGAGACTATCCGCAAGCTACAACAAATTATTATAGTACACTGACAAACAAAATTGCGGCAGGTAGTACGAAAACGCCTGCATATCAGCAAATATTAAAAGATACAAAGTTAAACTATTTAGGAAATGAATATATCGTAAACAACTATACTGAATTAAAAAATAAAATGCAGCAGCGTTATAGTGCGAAACCAGAGAAAATTGAAGTGCTGTACAAGCAATCAATGAATGGTGCACTGCAAGATGTGAAAAAGGCAATTGGCGAAATCGATTATCCGCAAGGGGCAAATCGAGTTTCTTATAAAGCGGAGCCTTACAATTCGAAAGAAGGGTATTCTTTAGTGACAATTACGTTTACGTATTAA
- a CDS encoding PadR family transcriptional regulator → MNRDKNLPLTETTYYVLLALLEPAHGYLIMQKVEELSNHQVKIAAGTLYGAVENLLKQGLIESVKSEDKRRKVYVITERGKEVLHLDFMRMQHIIAVTKSLLHV, encoded by the coding sequence ATGAATAGAGATAAAAATTTACCATTAACGGAAACAACGTATTACGTTCTTTTAGCTTTATTAGAACCAGCCCATGGTTATTTAATTATGCAAAAGGTAGAGGAACTGAGTAATCATCAAGTGAAAATCGCAGCGGGTACACTGTATGGCGCGGTTGAAAATTTATTAAAACAAGGATTAATAGAATCAGTAAAAAGTGAAGATAAACGAAGAAAAGTGTATGTCATTACGGAACGAGGGAAAGAAGTATTACACTTAGACTTTATGAGAATGCAGCATATTATTGCGGTTACAAAAAGTTTATTACACGTATAG
- a CDS encoding DUF2812 domain-containing protein gives MMWRLKFFLDFEKEEKWLEEMAWKGYQLESNTFGYTFRYTEPEDATIKIDHRVFSRKSDFINYCTLFEDSGWEHIAGNRWSGTQYFKKVDEESEDDIFSDPMSRAGKYKRLSKTFLELAICYLPILFLFMYSNTMNLGAFVNPKELYLTPGLWDKQGVSFLWSFLFETPFALMRGLFLTFIPVATCMFFVCSYKANRLYEERR, from the coding sequence ATGATGTGGAGATTGAAATTCTTTTTAGATTTTGAGAAAGAGGAAAAATGGTTAGAAGAGATGGCTTGGAAAGGTTATCAACTAGAAAGTAATACATTTGGTTATACATTTAGATATACAGAACCGGAAGATGCGACGATTAAAATAGACCATAGAGTATTTAGTAGAAAAAGTGATTTTATTAATTACTGCACATTATTTGAAGATAGTGGCTGGGAGCATATAGCTGGTAATCGGTGGTCAGGTACGCAATATTTTAAAAAGGTAGATGAAGAAAGTGAAGATGACATTTTTTCAGATCCAATGTCACGGGCAGGGAAGTATAAGCGTCTATCTAAAACATTTTTAGAATTAGCAATCTGTTATTTGCCGATATTATTTTTATTTATGTATAGTAATACAATGAATTTAGGAGCCTTTGTAAATCCGAAAGAACTATACTTGACGCCAGGATTATGGGATAAGCAAGGTGTATCATTTCTATGGTCATTCTTATTTGAAACGCCATTTGCATTAATGAGAGGACTTTTTTTGACATTTATCCCCGTTGCGACATGTATGTTTTTCGTTTGCTCGTATAAAGCGAATCGATTGTATGAAGAGAGAAGATGA
- a CDS encoding DUF4179 domain-containing protein → MKCYDIGFIQTYIDGELSHDIRKEFTKHLDTCEACQDLLIEISKLNQWENVMLDEESANSPQEIKIDIEQAWKTFESRSKLDNVSNINHKKQQKKGMFTNMSKKSKRFMYTAVAAAALFTTAMIPQVQVAATNVASYFSDAITNDKVVNEGIRDENGVVQDMMKNGKYIPIDEKITDQGITVHLKELFIADSRISVHYRMEKADGSLVPFEFDTSGLDLQSDGKINGQQEENPEIKDDGRLSFIQDSDDRLPFELIAAGKKLDEIGIRDNDRPEGVSTFVITTEEKDVFKQPLTLDVNITRIGKVIGSWKAQIPIDTSHLQKNTN, encoded by the coding sequence ATGAAATGTTATGATATCGGGTTTATTCAAACATATATTGATGGAGAACTTTCTCATGATATAAGAAAGGAATTCACAAAGCACCTAGATACATGTGAAGCATGCCAAGATTTATTAATAGAAATTAGTAAATTAAATCAATGGGAAAACGTAATGCTAGATGAAGAATCTGCAAATTCACCACAAGAAATCAAAATTGATATAGAACAAGCATGGAAAACATTTGAAAGTCGTTCCAAGTTAGACAATGTTTCTAATATAAATCACAAAAAGCAACAAAAGAAGGGGATGTTTACAAACATGAGTAAAAAATCAAAACGTTTCATGTATACAGCAGTAGCTGCAGCAGCACTTTTCACAACAGCAATGATTCCACAAGTACAAGTAGCGGCTACAAATGTTGCTTCATATTTTTCTGATGCAATTACAAATGATAAAGTTGTAAATGAAGGAATAAGAGATGAAAATGGTGTCGTACAAGATATGATGAAGAACGGGAAATATATTCCTATTGATGAAAAAATTACAGATCAAGGTATTACTGTACATCTCAAAGAATTATTTATCGCAGATTCACGTATATCAGTTCATTATAGAATGGAAAAAGCTGACGGAAGTTTAGTACCATTTGAATTTGATACATCAGGATTAGATCTCCAAAGTGATGGTAAAATTAATGGGCAACAAGAGGAAAACCCTGAGATTAAAGATGATGGGAGACTATCATTTATCCAGGATTCAGATGATCGTCTTCCTTTTGAACTTATAGCAGCAGGTAAAAAATTAGATGAAATAGGCATTCGTGATAATGATAGACCTGAAGGTGTTTCTACATTTGTTATAACGACTGAAGAAAAAGACGTTTTTAAACAGCCCCTCACTTTAGACGTAAATATAACTAGAATTGGAAAAGTAATTGGATCTTGGAAAGCTCAGATCCCAATTGATACTTCACATTTGCAAAAGAATACAAATTAA
- a CDS encoding RNA polymerase sigma factor SigX: protein MLTVENEESHASDMTFEDLFKQYYAYAVKQIIWIVKDQSIAEELAQEVFLQLYRSDWKGIENIPGWLIKSSTYVAYNQFRSEKRQQAKIDKEIQYHEVQNVSSLDDDWIRKEEITKVQTILNKMNDRERTLLLMKFSGFQYKEIAEVLQIEISSIGTLLVRAKMKFRKIYKQMEEA, encoded by the coding sequence ATGTTAACCGTAGAAAATGAAGAAAGTCATGCTTCTGATATGACCTTTGAAGATTTATTTAAGCAGTACTATGCTTACGCTGTGAAACAAATCATCTGGATTGTTAAAGATCAATCTATCGCTGAAGAGTTAGCCCAAGAAGTATTTTTACAATTATATCGTAGCGATTGGAAAGGAATTGAAAACATACCTGGATGGTTGATTAAATCTTCTACTTATGTAGCCTATAACCAATTTCGATCTGAAAAAAGGCAACAAGCGAAGATTGATAAAGAAATCCAATACCATGAAGTACAAAATGTTTCATCATTAGACGATGATTGGATAAGAAAAGAAGAAATTACAAAGGTCCAAACGATACTAAATAAAATGAATGATCGAGAACGAACCCTTTTACTAATGAAATTCTCTGGTTTTCAATATAAAGAAATTGCAGAAGTACTTCAAATTGAAATATCTTCTATTGGAACATTATTAGTCCGAGCCAAAATGAAATTTCGCAAGATTTATAAACAAATGGAGGAGGCATAA
- a CDS encoding alpha/beta fold hydrolase: MKRDDNKIGHFTSEKGKEDFQIAYDESMALLPKPNDMKDIKTKYGTIRAYYFTKEENKHKEPILLLPGRGASTPMWVPNLGGLREKRPVYTIDLLGEPGMSVQTKVIENQKQQAEWLNEVIEGLGLERVHIVGVSIGGWTTMNLARYNPDHIATASLLDPVFVFAQISIKMILASIPASVPIVPKFLREKMLSYVSGGAETNDDEPIAKLIESGMRNYKLKTPAPDLFSKEDLKSIDIPVLALMAEKSTMHNSVKAVEIGKKYVKDIDIVNWKNASHAINGEFSNEVNARILDFVEKHSNDN, translated from the coding sequence ATGAAGAGAGATGATAATAAGATTGGTCACTTTACATCTGAAAAAGGAAAGGAAGACTTTCAAATTGCTTACGATGAATCAATGGCACTTCTTCCAAAACCTAACGATATGAAAGATATAAAAACGAAATATGGCACAATTCGTGCTTATTATTTTACTAAAGAGGAAAACAAACATAAGGAACCAATACTCTTACTCCCTGGACGTGGTGCATCTACTCCAATGTGGGTACCAAATTTAGGAGGTCTAAGAGAAAAAAGGCCTGTTTACACGATAGATTTACTAGGTGAACCTGGGATGAGTGTGCAAACGAAGGTGATTGAAAACCAAAAACAACAAGCAGAATGGTTAAATGAAGTAATTGAAGGATTAGGTTTAGAAAGAGTGCATATCGTGGGTGTCTCCATTGGAGGTTGGACAACAATGAACTTGGCCAGATATAATCCTGATCATATTGCTACGGCTAGTTTATTAGATCCAGTCTTTGTATTTGCGCAAATATCCATAAAAATGATTCTGGCATCTATTCCAGCTTCCGTTCCTATTGTACCTAAGTTTTTAAGAGAAAAGATGTTAAGCTATGTTTCTGGAGGAGCGGAAACAAATGACGATGAGCCTATCGCTAAGTTAATCGAGTCGGGTATGCGTAACTATAAACTGAAAACGCCAGCGCCTGATCTATTTAGTAAAGAGGACTTAAAAAGTATTGATATTCCAGTGCTTGCACTTATGGCTGAAAAAAGTACAATGCACAATTCGGTAAAAGCAGTTGAAATTGGAAAAAAATACGTTAAAGATATTGATATAGTTAATTGGAAAAATGCATCTCATGCAATCAATGGTGAGTTCTCTAACGAAGTTAATGCTAGAATCCTTGATTTTGTAGAAAAACATTCTAATGATAACTAA
- a CDS encoding DUF2798 domain-containing protein: MKINKKFEPIIFNIFMILGISSIISFVMVSMNVGYTALFLKLWMKTWGIAFVLAFLASKLLPFVVKKIMKIFTFVENDA; this comes from the coding sequence TTGAAAATCAATAAAAAATTCGAACCAATAATTTTTAATATCTTTATGATTTTAGGTATATCTAGTATTATCTCTTTCGTCATGGTTTCAATGAATGTTGGATATACAGCTTTATTTCTCAAATTATGGATGAAAACATGGGGAATTGCTTTCGTACTTGCATTTTTAGCTTCTAAATTATTACCCTTTGTAGTTAAAAAGATAATGAAAATCTTCACTTTTGTTGAGAATGATGCTTAA
- a CDS encoding YjcZ family sporulation protein → MGFGGSCGGCGFAGGFALLIVLFILLIIVGAACFC, encoded by the coding sequence ATGGGCTTTGGTGGTAGTTGTGGGGGCTGTGGCTTCGCTGGAGGATTTGCTTTATTAATTGTATTGTTCATTTTATTAATCATCGTTGGAGCTGCTTGCTTCTGCTAA